One Desulfovibrio fairfieldensis genomic window carries:
- a CDS encoding substrate-binding periplasmic protein has protein sequence MERVWGAPDLLRLAGVLALSLLFFGLSAPASAAPLRVGLDSNYPPFSLVDRRGHASGFDLEVAEELCRAMGRQCEFVFLPLDGLLESMRNGGLDLLLGVSETDGRREFMDFSKPYFRARSVYIGRPGDMGTGKDGVVRIGARGGSVQVGHLRNRRAERAEVVQAEFGRLLDMLCAGELDLVLANDLAGYSFLLSERGRDFEVLGDPLPLDSFPSLVNIGVRKGEEGLREELNRAIRSIRFSGVFGRINRNYFPYTLY, from the coding sequence ATGGAAAGGGTGTGGGGAGCGCCGGATCTGCTGCGCCTTGCGGGCGTTCTTGCGCTGTCGCTGCTGTTCTTCGGCCTGTCGGCCCCGGCGTCGGCCGCCCCGTTGCGGGTGGGCCTGGACAGCAATTATCCTCCGTTTTCCCTGGTGGACAGGCGCGGTCACGCCTCGGGCTTTGACCTGGAGGTGGCCGAGGAACTGTGCCGCGCCATGGGCCGCCAATGCGAATTCGTCTTCCTGCCGCTGGACGGACTGCTGGAGAGCATGCGCAACGGCGGGCTCGACCTTTTGCTGGGGGTCAGTGAGACTGACGGGCGGCGGGAATTCATGGATTTCTCCAAGCCCTATTTCCGCGCGCGTTCCGTTTATATCGGCAGGCCCGGCGACATGGGGACCGGAAAGGACGGCGTGGTCAGGATCGGCGCGCGCGGGGGCAGCGTGCAGGTAGGCCACCTTCGGAACCGCCGGGCTGAACGCGCGGAAGTTGTCCAGGCTGAATTCGGCCGCCTGCTGGACATGCTCTGCGCCGGGGAACTGGACCTGGTTCTGGCCAATGACCTGGCGGGCTACAGCTTTCTGCTTTCCGAGCGGGGCCGGGATTTCGAAGTGCTGGGCGATCCTCTGCCGCTGGACTCCTTTCCCAGTCTGGTGAACATCGGCGTGCGCAAGGGGGAGGAGGGGCTGCGCGAGGAACTGAACCGCGCCATCCGGAGCATCCGTTTCAGCGGCGTGTTCGGGCGGATCAATCGCAACTATTTCCCGTACACCTTGTATTGA
- a CDS encoding sensor domain-containing diguanylate cyclase, with product MDAEQGRPEAPSRKIRRISAYRFLALLILPAALLLGVAGLAVFLSLDTIRQITDSLEEEHLPGILDSQRTVDNINVLRSEAAVVFMAEDPGQRRAARLKVQALVAESVFEQSPEITGFAKTVQELTQKLDNARKRSDEASDALHLNELRLSGVLALLRHAAGDVHTLEPTHSSRHVTSPAREKDKAQYERARKSFEPMLALCRRMDLTPALSEDCAAFQRDLRVVGQAWNQKGASDQEALMLWRSLDASLQDLSNAASSEEFQRAYAGMEGLRAEARSMRNGFYISIALLAAMVLGTVAVLHRHILSPISLAAQELRQIRFGSPAKALPPVRIRELQQLLDLVPSLRGYLKDLAARSGALEQEKNKYENLSLVDALTGVPNRRSFDARLAQSACCASVGMLMIDVDLFKNYNDSLGHLAGDKCLVAVARAMQATLYRHDDTLFRYGGEEFAVILEDVVAQQALAVAERIMDRIRSLRLPHPDSAVAPYVTVSIGVAVARRGEGCSGAELVARADKALYRAKAGGRDRICLYGDEDA from the coding sequence ATGGATGCAGAGCAGGGGCGGCCCGAAGCCCCATCCCGGAAAATCAGGCGTATCAGCGCCTACCGCTTCCTGGCGCTGCTCATATTGCCCGCGGCGCTCCTGCTGGGCGTGGCCGGGCTGGCGGTCTTTCTCAGTCTGGACACTATCCGTCAGATCACGGATTCCCTGGAAGAAGAGCATTTGCCCGGCATTCTGGACAGCCAGCGCACGGTGGACAATATCAATGTGCTGCGCAGCGAAGCCGCCGTGGTCTTTATGGCCGAGGACCCCGGCCAGCGCCGCGCCGCCCGGCTCAAGGTCCAGGCCCTGGTGGCCGAATCCGTGTTCGAGCAATCTCCGGAGATCACCGGCTTCGCCAAGACCGTGCAGGAACTGACGCAAAAGCTGGACAATGCCCGCAAGCGCAGCGACGAGGCCTCGGACGCGCTGCATCTGAACGAACTGCGTCTGTCCGGAGTGCTGGCGCTCCTGCGCCATGCCGCCGGCGACGTGCACACCCTTGAACCCACGCACAGCTCGCGCCACGTCACTTCGCCCGCTCGGGAGAAAGACAAAGCCCAGTATGAACGGGCCCGGAAGAGCTTTGAGCCGATGCTGGCTCTCTGCCGCCGTATGGACCTCACCCCCGCCTTGAGCGAGGACTGCGCGGCCTTTCAGCGTGACCTGCGTGTGGTGGGGCAGGCCTGGAACCAAAAAGGTGCGTCCGACCAGGAGGCGTTGATGCTCTGGAGAAGTCTGGACGCCTCCCTCCAGGACCTGAGCAACGCCGCTTCCAGCGAGGAATTTCAGCGGGCCTATGCCGGTATGGAAGGCCTGCGGGCCGAAGCCCGCAGCATGCGGAACGGCTTTTACATTTCCATCGCCCTGCTGGCCGCCATGGTGCTCGGGACCGTGGCGGTACTGCACCGGCATATCCTCTCGCCCATTTCCCTGGCCGCCCAGGAATTGCGCCAGATCCGCTTCGGCAGCCCGGCCAAGGCGCTGCCGCCCGTGCGCATTCGTGAGCTGCAGCAATTGCTGGATCTTGTGCCCAGCCTGCGCGGCTATCTGAAAGATCTGGCCGCGCGTTCCGGCGCACTGGAGCAGGAGAAGAACAAATACGAGAACCTCAGTCTGGTGGACGCCCTGACCGGCGTGCCCAATCGGCGCAGCTTTGACGCGCGTCTGGCGCAAAGCGCCTGTTGCGCTTCGGTGGGCATGCTGATGATTGATGTGGATTTGTTCAAAAACTACAATGATTCTCTGGGGCATCTGGCCGGCGACAAATGTCTGGTCGCCGTGGCCAGGGCCATGCAGGCCACGCTCTACCGGCATGACGACACCTTGTTCCGCTACGGCGGCGAGGAATTCGCCGTGATTCTGGAAGATGTCGTCGCGCAGCAGGCCCTGGCCGTGGCCGAGCGGATCATGGACAGAATCCGCTCGTTGCGCCTGCCGCATCCCGATTCGGCGGTGGCCCCGTATGTGACGGTGAGCATCGGGGTGGCGGTGGCCCGGCGGGGGGAGGGCTGCTCCGGGGCGGAACTGGTGGCCCGCGCGGACAAGGCCCTGTACCGGGCCAAGGCCGGGGGCCGCGACCGGATCTGTCTGTACGGGGACGAGGACGCGTAG
- a CDS encoding carbon-nitrogen hydrolase family protein has translation MRKFKVAMVQHKVPTSNVGENTELAIRYITEAKADGADFVLFPECFLSAYQFPKICETLQSVEEVETNDEFAKWCEGALDDDCTYLEKIRRVAKELSIGVEITCLTKGKKYPQNTAFIIDRDGSIILKYSKVHTCDFDLERYLESGKEFKVCHFDGICIGVMICYDREYPESARELMMQGAELILVPNDCDCVRPFRLRELSVEAMQNMVGIAMANPPGENSGCSCAFHPMVWGHQENSIIVADEAFEGLVYAVFDMESIRKYRDTEDLGKFRKVNAYKHLLS, from the coding sequence ATGAGAAAATTTAAGGTCGCAATGGTACAGCACAAAGTACCTACGTCAAATGTCGGGGAGAACACGGAACTAGCGATACGATATATCACAGAAGCGAAAGCGGATGGCGCTGATTTTGTTCTTTTTCCTGAATGCTTCCTTTCGGCTTATCAATTTCCAAAAATTTGTGAAACATTACAGTCTGTTGAAGAGGTTGAAACTAATGATGAATTTGCCAAATGGTGTGAAGGTGCCTTAGACGATGACTGCACTTATCTTGAAAAGATAAGACGGGTCGCGAAAGAACTAAGCATCGGTGTTGAGATCACTTGTCTCACCAAAGGAAAGAAATATCCTCAAAATACTGCATTTATAATTGACAGGGATGGTTCAATCATTTTGAAATACAGCAAAGTTCATACTTGTGATTTTGATTTGGAACGCTATCTTGAAAGCGGTAAGGAATTTAAGGTATGTCACTTTGACGGGATATGTATTGGAGTTATGATTTGCTATGACCGGGAATACCCTGAAAGTGCAAGAGAGCTAATGATGCAGGGCGCAGAGCTGATACTGGTGCCAAATGATTGTGATTGTGTCAGGCCGTTCAGATTAAGAGAATTGTCAGTGGAGGCCATGCAGAATATGGTGGGCATTGCAATGGCAAACCCACCAGGGGAGAATTCAGGGTGTTCCTGCGCATTTCATCCTATGGTTTGGGGACATCAAGAAAACAGCATAATCGTCGCTGACGAAGCATTTGAAGGCTTGGTGTATGCTGTATTTGATATGGAATCGATAAGAAAATACCGTGATACAGAAGATTTGGGCAAGTTTAGAAAAGTAAACGCTTATAAACATTTGTTGTCATAA
- a CDS encoding phosphatidylserine decarboxylase family protein, giving the protein MRPAHCGITPEGWPCIGLTGLSALVFALLDWWFLALALLALCWFSLHFFRDPERVVPQGEGLAVSPADGRIIRVEDRADPFSDETCCCVSIFMNVFSVHVNRAPVDCVVEDVRYWPGKFLNAAFDKASTDNERCAYRLRGDDGQVWSMVQIAGLVARRIVCRTEPGDPLARGQRYGMIRFGSRVDLYLPRGYVAAVRIGEQVFAGQSVIARVH; this is encoded by the coding sequence ATGCGCCCAGCACATTGCGGCATAACGCCCGAAGGATGGCCCTGCATCGGCCTGACCGGGCTTTCGGCTCTGGTTTTCGCGCTTCTGGACTGGTGGTTTTTGGCGCTGGCGCTGCTGGCGCTCTGCTGGTTCAGCCTGCATTTTTTCCGCGACCCGGAGCGGGTCGTGCCCCAGGGCGAAGGCCTGGCCGTCAGCCCGGCGGACGGCAGAATCATCCGTGTCGAAGACAGGGCCGATCCTTTCAGTGACGAAACCTGCTGCTGCGTCAGCATTTTTATGAATGTCTTCAGCGTGCACGTCAACCGCGCGCCCGTGGACTGCGTGGTGGAGGATGTCCGCTACTGGCCCGGCAAATTTCTCAACGCCGCCTTTGACAAGGCCTCCACGGACAATGAGCGTTGCGCCTACCGCCTGCGCGGCGACGACGGCCAGGTCTGGAGCATGGTCCAGATCGCGGGCCTGGTGGCCCGGCGCATCGTCTGCCGCACGGAGCCCGGCGATCCCCTGGCGCGCGGCCAGCGTTACGGCATGATTCGGTTCGGCTCGCGAGTTGACCTTTATCTGCCCCGGGGCTATGTTGCGGCTGTACGCATCGGCGAACAGGTTTTCGCCGGACAAAGCGTGATCGCCCGGGTCCATTGA
- the pssA gene encoding CDP-diacylglycerol--serine O-phosphatidyltransferase, producing the protein MDVMEKKKPHKGVYLLPNMITTLSMFLGFLSMVWAVQGRFEEAGMAILVSALMDGLDGKVARLTNTASEFGVQYDSLADLVAFGLAPAMLLWQWQLQAFGRLGVAAAFIYAACGALRLARFNVSTAAVGKRFFIGLPIPAGGCTVVTFVFFASLFPDFLASVTPYFALLLSVGVGVLMVSRVRYFSFKEYDFLRAHPVRTMVTFLFLLALVVSLPRLFGFLLCAIYIAGGLAYTFVILPRRNRQLLRALSPQSD; encoded by the coding sequence ATGGATGTTATGGAAAAGAAAAAGCCGCATAAAGGGGTCTATCTCCTGCCCAACATGATCACGACGCTGAGCATGTTTCTCGGCTTTTTGTCGATGGTCTGGGCAGTGCAGGGCCGCTTTGAAGAAGCGGGCATGGCTATCCTGGTCTCGGCCCTCATGGACGGCCTGGACGGAAAGGTGGCCCGCCTGACCAACACCGCCAGTGAATTCGGGGTGCAGTACGACTCCCTGGCCGATCTGGTGGCCTTCGGCCTTGCCCCGGCCATGTTGCTCTGGCAATGGCAGCTGCAGGCTTTCGGCCGCCTAGGCGTGGCCGCGGCGTTCATCTACGCGGCCTGCGGGGCTTTGCGCCTGGCGCGCTTCAACGTCAGCACCGCCGCCGTGGGCAAACGTTTTTTCATCGGCCTGCCCATTCCGGCGGGCGGCTGCACTGTGGTGACCTTTGTCTTTTTCGCCTCTCTGTTTCCGGATTTCCTGGCTTCCGTCACGCCTTACTTCGCCCTGCTTCTGAGCGTGGGCGTGGGCGTGCTGATGGTCAGCCGGGTGCGCTATTTCTCCTTCAAGGAATATGATTTCCTGCGCGCCCATCCGGTCCGCACCATGGTGACTTTTCTTTTCCTTCTCGCCTTGGTGGTTTCCCTGCCCCGCCTGTTCGGCTTTCTGCTCTGCGCTATCTATATCGCGGGCGGGCTCGCCTACACCTTTGTGATTCTTCCCCGCCGCAACCGTCAGCTACTACGCGCCCTATCGCCCCAGAGCGATTAA
- a CDS encoding 2-isopropylmalate synthase, with protein sequence MQNRVYFFDTTLRDGEQSPGATMNLQEKLRLAHQLEVLGVDIMEAGFPASSPGDFESVRTIAAQAGDIQVAGLARCVDSDIDRCWEAVKCAKNPRIHTFLSTSPLHMKHKLRKDPEDVLKMAVAGVKRCASYTDNVEFSAEDFSRSEKDFLCRIVEAAINAGATTINLPDTVGYAQPQEFAVLVDYVIKNTPNSDKAVFSVHCHDDLGVAVANTLAALRVGVRQAEVTLNGIGERAGNASLEEVAMALSVRRDYYGLEHGIKTEQLYPSCRLLSMIIGQPIPNNKSIVGANAFAHESGIHQDGMLKNRETYEIMTPQSVGRTESNLVIGKHSGRNAVRNKFESMGYKLDDEQLNLVFEAVKQLADRKKTLHDDDLMALVQQEIYRIPDRLRLRHVSVQSSDAGGVPPTAAVLMDVDGMEKSGAGFGVGPVDALFNVIADMVGREPELEQYAINAITGGTDALGEVTVRIKENGHSAVGRGTHPDIFVASAKAYVDALNHLAKREEEGTRLHCQHD encoded by the coding sequence ATGCAAAACCGCGTTTATTTCTTCGACACCACCTTGCGCGACGGCGAGCAGTCGCCCGGCGCCACCATGAATCTCCAGGAAAAACTGCGCCTTGCCCATCAATTGGAAGTGCTGGGCGTGGACATCATGGAAGCGGGCTTTCCCGCCTCCAGTCCCGGCGATTTCGAATCCGTGCGCACCATCGCCGCGCAGGCCGGAGACATTCAGGTGGCCGGGCTCGCCCGTTGCGTGGACAGCGATATCGACCGCTGCTGGGAAGCCGTGAAGTGCGCCAAAAATCCACGCATCCACACCTTCCTGTCCACCTCGCCCCTGCATATGAAGCACAAATTGCGCAAGGACCCCGAAGACGTGCTCAAGATGGCCGTGGCCGGGGTCAAACGCTGTGCCTCCTACACGGACAACGTGGAATTTTCCGCCGAGGATTTTTCACGCTCGGAAAAGGACTTCCTCTGCCGCATCGTGGAGGCCGCCATCAATGCCGGGGCCACCACCATCAACCTGCCGGACACCGTGGGCTACGCCCAGCCGCAGGAATTCGCGGTTCTGGTGGACTATGTGATCAAAAACACGCCCAACAGCGACAAGGCTGTGTTCAGCGTGCACTGCCATGACGACCTGGGCGTCGCGGTCGCCAATACTCTGGCCGCCCTCAGGGTGGGCGTGCGTCAGGCCGAGGTGACCCTCAACGGCATCGGCGAACGCGCGGGCAACGCCTCCCTGGAGGAAGTCGCCATGGCCCTGAGCGTGCGCCGGGACTACTACGGCCTGGAGCACGGCATCAAAACCGAGCAGCTCTATCCTTCCTGTCGCCTGCTTTCCATGATCATCGGCCAGCCCATTCCCAACAACAAATCCATTGTGGGGGCCAATGCCTTTGCGCACGAGTCGGGCATCCATCAGGACGGCATGCTCAAGAACCGCGAGACGTATGAAATCATGACCCCGCAGTCCGTGGGCCGCACCGAGAGCAATCTGGTCATCGGCAAGCATTCGGGCCGCAACGCCGTGCGCAACAAGTTCGAGAGCATGGGCTACAAGCTGGACGACGAGCAGCTCAACCTGGTCTTTGAGGCCGTGAAGCAGTTGGCCGACCGCAAAAAAACTTTGCACGACGACGACCTCATGGCCCTGGTCCAGCAGGAAATCTACCGGATCCCGGACCGCCTGCGCCTGCGGCACGTCAGCGTGCAGAGCTCGGATGCCGGGGGCGTGCCGCCCACGGCCGCGGTGCTCATGGATGTGGACGGCATGGAAAAGAGCGGCGCGGGCTTCGGCGTGGGGCCGGTGGACGCTCTGTTCAACGTCATCGCCGATATGGTGGGCCGCGAGCCGGAGCTGGAGCAGTACGCCATCAACGCCATCACCGGCGGCACCGACGCCTTGGGCGAAGTGACCGTGCGCATCAAGGAGAACGGGCATTCCGCCGTGGGACGCGGCACGCATCCGGATATTTTTGTGGCCAGCGCCAAGGCCTATGTGGATGCCCTGAATCATCTGGCCAAGAGGGAGGAAGAAGGCACACGCCTCCACTGCCAGCATGATTGA
- a CDS encoding 3-isopropylmalate dehydratase large subunit: MPQTLAQKILQAHTDEAVRCDGQIIQCRVSMVLANDITGPLAIKSFRGMGAEKVFDKDRIALVMDHFTPQKDIDSANQVLISRNFAEEQGITHYYEGGDCGVEHTLLPEQGLVAPGDLVIGADSHTCTYGGIGAFATGMGSTDIAAAMALGETWLKVPPTIRVEIRGEMPRWLRAKDLMLLLIGAIGVDGALYKALEFGGPVIDALDVEGRLTMANMAIEAGGKAGLFAVDAQTRAYCAEHGRPGLSLELAADPDAVYERVVEIDVTGREPVVACPHLPSNVKPVSEVGDTPIQQVVIGSCTNGRISDMRDAAEVLRGRKVDKKVRCIVLPSTPTVWKQCLKEGLMEVFMDAGCIVGPCTCGPCLGGHTGILGDGERAVATTNRNFKGRMGSLSSEVYLASPVVAAASAVAGKIASPGTL, translated from the coding sequence ATGCCTCAGACGCTTGCGCAGAAAATTTTGCAAGCCCATACCGACGAGGCCGTGCGGTGCGACGGCCAGATCATCCAGTGCCGGGTATCCATGGTGCTTGCCAACGATATTACCGGCCCGCTGGCCATCAAGTCATTTCGCGGCATGGGCGCGGAAAAGGTTTTCGACAAGGACAGGATCGCCCTGGTCATGGACCACTTCACGCCCCAGAAGGACATTGATTCGGCCAATCAGGTGCTGATCAGCCGTAACTTCGCGGAAGAGCAGGGCATCACCCATTATTACGAGGGCGGCGACTGCGGGGTGGAGCACACCCTCCTGCCCGAGCAGGGGCTGGTGGCCCCCGGCGACCTGGTCATCGGCGCGGACAGCCACACCTGCACTTACGGCGGCATCGGGGCCTTTGCCACGGGCATGGGCTCCACGGACATCGCGGCGGCCATGGCCCTGGGCGAGACCTGGCTCAAGGTGCCCCCCACCATCCGGGTCGAGATCAGGGGCGAGATGCCCCGCTGGCTGCGCGCCAAAGACCTCATGCTGCTGCTCATCGGCGCCATCGGCGTGGACGGCGCCCTGTACAAGGCCCTGGAATTCGGCGGCCCTGTCATTGACGCCCTGGACGTGGAAGGCCGCCTGACCATGGCCAACATGGCTATCGAGGCCGGCGGCAAGGCCGGGCTCTTCGCCGTGGACGCCCAGACCAGGGCTTATTGCGCGGAGCACGGCCGCCCCGGTCTGAGTCTGGAACTGGCCGCCGACCCGGATGCGGTCTACGAGCGCGTGGTGGAGATCGACGTCACCGGCCGGGAGCCCGTGGTGGCCTGTCCGCATCTGCCGTCCAATGTGAAGCCCGTGTCCGAAGTTGGGGATACGCCCATCCAGCAGGTGGTCATCGGCTCCTGCACCAACGGCCGCATCAGCGATATGCGTGACGCGGCGGAAGTGCTGCGCGGCCGCAAGGTGGACAAAAAGGTGCGCTGCATCGTGCTGCCCTCCACGCCCACGGTCTGGAAGCAGTGCCTGAAGGAAGGTCTCATGGAGGTCTTCATGGATGCGGGCTGCATTGTGGGGCCCTGCACCTGCGGCCCCTGCCTGGGCGGCCATACGGGGATTCTGGGCGACGGCGAGCGCGCGGTGGCGACCACCAACCGCAACTTCAAGGGCCGCATGGGCAGTCTCTCCTCCGAGGTCTACCTGGCGAGCCCGGTGGTGGCGGCGGCCAGCGCCGTGGCGGGTAAAATCGCTTCCCCCGGGACGTTGTAA
- a CDS encoding 3-isopropylmalate dehydratase small subunit, producing the protein MNYKGKAHKVGEHIDTDAIIPARFLVTTDAKKLGENCMSGLEPDWVKRVAPGDILVAGRNFGCGSSREHAPIAILGAGMPVVIGHSFARIFYRNAFNMGLLLMEVGDEVDKINDGDALEIDAATGRIRDLSNGAEITCPPLPQSMAAILSKGGLVGYVKERLARG; encoded by the coding sequence ATGAACTACAAGGGCAAGGCCCACAAAGTGGGCGAACATATTGATACGGACGCCATCATTCCGGCGCGTTTCCTGGTGACCACCGACGCGAAAAAGCTGGGCGAGAACTGCATGTCCGGCCTGGAACCGGACTGGGTCAAACGCGTGGCGCCGGGCGACATCCTGGTGGCCGGGCGCAACTTCGGCTGCGGTTCCTCGCGCGAGCACGCGCCCATCGCCATTCTGGGCGCGGGCATGCCTGTGGTCATCGGTCACAGCTTCGCGCGCATCTTTTACCGCAACGCCTTCAATATGGGTCTGCTGCTCATGGAAGTAGGCGATGAGGTGGACAAGATCAACGACGGCGACGCGCTGGAAATCGACGCCGCCACGGGCCGCATCCGCGACCTGAGCAACGGCGCGGAAATCACCTGCCCGCCCCTGCCCCAATCCATGGCCGCCATTTTGTCCAAGGGTGGTTTGGTTGGCTATGTGAAGGAACGCTTGGCGCGAGGGTAA
- the leuB gene encoding 3-isopropylmalate dehydrogenase: protein MNKTICLLPGDGIGPEILAQGAAVLAATAQKFGHTFDSEEALIGGAAVDATGSPLPEATVEACRKADAVYLAAVGGPKWDSMPPEKRPEKGLLGIRKALGLFANLRPALLLPELAGACLLRPDVAAKGLDLIVVRELTGDVYFGEPRGVELRGGRRTGFNTMIYDEEEIRRIARVAFETARRRRGKVCSVEKSNVLETSRLWKEVVLEVHKDYADVELSHMYVDNAAMQLVRDPSQFDVILTGNIFGDILSDEASVITGSLGMLPSASLGASGPGLFEPAHGSAPDIAGQDKANPLATILSGAMLLRLGLHLAAEADCIENAVRRTLRDGYRTGDIMEPGKTLVGCEEMGRKVIERL, encoded by the coding sequence ATGAACAAAACCATTTGCCTGCTGCCCGGCGACGGCATCGGCCCGGAAATTCTGGCCCAGGGGGCTGCGGTGCTGGCGGCCACGGCCCAGAAATTCGGCCATACCTTTGATTCTGAAGAGGCCCTCATCGGCGGGGCCGCCGTGGACGCCACGGGTTCGCCCCTGCCCGAGGCGACCGTGGAGGCCTGCCGCAAGGCCGACGCCGTGTATCTGGCCGCTGTGGGCGGTCCCAAATGGGACAGTATGCCGCCGGAAAAGCGCCCGGAAAAAGGCCTCTTGGGCATCCGCAAGGCTCTGGGCCTGTTCGCCAATCTGCGCCCGGCCCTGCTGCTGCCGGAATTGGCCGGGGCCTGCCTGCTGCGGCCGGATGTGGCGGCCAAGGGTCTTGATCTCATTGTGGTGCGCGAGCTCACGGGCGATGTCTATTTCGGCGAGCCGCGCGGCGTGGAACTGCGCGGCGGTCGCCGCACGGGCTTCAATACCATGATCTATGACGAGGAAGAGATCCGCCGCATCGCCAGGGTGGCCTTTGAGACCGCCCGCCGGCGCCGTGGCAAGGTCTGCTCCGTGGAAAAGAGCAATGTGCTGGAAACCTCGCGTCTCTGGAAAGAAGTGGTGCTGGAAGTCCACAAGGACTATGCCGACGTGGAGCTCTCCCACATGTATGTGGACAATGCGGCCATGCAGCTGGTGCGCGACCCGTCCCAGTTCGACGTGATTCTCACCGGCAATATTTTCGGCGACATCCTTTCCGACGAGGCCTCGGTGATTACCGGTTCCCTGGGCATGCTGCCCTCGGCTTCCCTGGGCGCGTCCGGGCCGGGCCTGTTCGAGCCCGCCCACGGCTCAGCGCCGGACATCGCGGGCCAGGACAAGGCCAATCCCCTGGCGACCATTCTTTCCGGGGCCATGCTTTTGCGCCTGGGACTGCACCTCGCCGCCGAAGCGGACTGCATTGAAAACGCCGTGCGCCGGACCCTGCGCGACGGCTACCGCACCGGCGACATCATGGAGCCGGGTAAAACCCTGGTGGGTTGCGAGGAGATGGGCCGCAAGGTCATCGAGCGCCTGTAG
- a CDS encoding EamA family transporter — protein MGFFLGLFSSATFGLIPLFTLPLLHAGVTAETALFYRFLIATLTLGGLLAARGERFRMRGVDLCKLAGMSVMYMLAALLFFWAFSYLPSGVAATLQFLYPVMVMLIMIVFFHERFSWTIALSIILAVSGVALLSSGPGDGGTSISLLGVGMMLLSALCNSLYIVGIQTARIPNMSGLVMTFYVMLFSALLSLINALSTDTFQILTSWRELGIAALLAVVTAVLSNLTLILAIQRIGSTMTSVLGVMEPLTAVMVGILVFGEPFSPALAGGVVLIAASVLLVMLGGHIRALLCRART, from the coding sequence ATGGGCTTTTTCCTGGGTTTGTTTTCGTCCGCCACGTTCGGGCTGATCCCGCTGTTCACCCTCCCGCTGCTGCACGCGGGCGTGACGGCGGAAACCGCGCTTTTTTATCGCTTTCTGATCGCCACCCTCACCCTGGGCGGCCTGCTGGCCGCACGCGGCGAGCGCTTCCGCATGCGCGGGGTGGACCTCTGCAAGCTGGCGGGCATGAGCGTCATGTATATGCTCGCCGCGCTGCTTTTTTTCTGGGCCTTCAGCTACCTGCCCAGCGGCGTGGCCGCCACCCTCCAGTTTCTCTATCCGGTCATGGTCATGCTGATCATGATCGTTTTTTTCCATGAACGCTTTTCCTGGACCATCGCCCTGTCCATCATCCTGGCCGTGTCCGGCGTGGCCCTGCTCAGCAGCGGCCCCGGCGACGGCGGCACGAGCATCAGCTTGCTGGGCGTGGGCATGATGCTGCTGTCCGCGCTGTGCAATTCCCTGTATATCGTCGGCATTCAGACGGCGCGCATCCCGAATATGAGCGGCCTGGTGATGACCTTTTACGTGATGCTGTTCAGCGCCCTGCTCTCCCTGATCAACGCCCTGAGCACCGACACGTTCCAGATCCTGACCTCCTGGCGGGAGCTGGGCATCGCCGCCCTGCTGGCGGTGGTCACCGCCGTGCTCTCCAACCTCACCCTGATTCTGGCCATCCAGCGCATCGGCTCCACCATGACCTCCGTGCTGGGCGTCATGGAGCCGCTCACCGCCGTCATGGTGGGCATACTGGTGTTCGGGGAACCCTTCAGCCCGGCCCTGGCGGGCGGCGTGGTGCTTATCGCCGCCTCGGTGCTGCTGGTCATGCTGGGCGGCCATATCCGGGCTTTGCTGTGCCGCGCCCGGACTTAG